A part of Helicoverpa zea isolate HzStark_Cry1AcR chromosome 17, ilHelZeax1.1, whole genome shotgun sequence genomic DNA contains:
- the LOC124638240 gene encoding uncharacterized protein LOC124638240, giving the protein MDDNLYQISKDMVSAILSKLEIQDKITRITREALEAPGKNKGITAIETRRILDYISRTLSGHILTITRASTEPELHRLVYGLAQIAAEVSIVSALKDTTYAAALSKKQSVDLSLRKKRSISKGNENALMTTSPAPPVTVYDAILNKTNYNITFPPSNDFPSPFSVISRSEKKAVHVINTKKESSAPTKGFLNQTVLDLENGAQDNNETVPIMLEQTVNGTHYVKETQTLDTQEPSAPGLTDDWADTKETVYKPINPDVVADIEIDQPEFEDEVSNDKRTKQKLERLEVKAKKAILYAGDVAYLTAASVVALRRALTASIEVQMSVRYAKNGMSNHQDLMMNLAKTAAQQAGKQAKSATSKSLACERVIKLALKYTAQSHGANLNHVANRIVMDTLSLATLAKSMAFVASDIAINSLYQATDVKPPT; this is encoded by the coding sequence cAAGATAAAATAACCAGGATTACTAGAGAGGCCTTAGAAGCTCCAGGGAAAAATAAAGGTATAACGGCAATTGAAACCAGACGCATACTGGATTATATCTCAAGAACACTTTCTGGACATATACTTACCATCACGAGAGCTTCTACTGAGCCCGAACTTCATCGATTAGTTTATGGCTTAGCGCAAATAGCAGCTGAGGTGTCCATTGTCTCAGCGTTAAAAGATACTACATATGCAGCAGCACTTTCTAAGAAACAGTCTGTAGATTTATCTCTAAGAAAGAAGAGATCTATTTCAAAAGGAAATGAAAACGCGTTAATGACGACATCACCCGCTCCTCCAGTAACTGTTTATGATGCAATCCTcaataaaactaattataatattacatttccACCCTCAAATGATTTTCCGTCACCGTTCTCGGTTATTTCTAGGTCTGAAAAGAAAGCTGTGCATGTTATAAATACCAAAAAAGAATCTTCAGCTCCCACGAAAGGCTTTTTGAATCAAACCGTGTTAGACCTAGAAAATGGAGCACAAGACAATAATGAGACGGTACCAATAATGTTGGAGCAAACTGTTAATGGGACTCATTATgtcaaagaaactcaaacttTGGATACTCAAGAACCGAGTGCACCGGGACTCACTGATGACTGGGCAGATACGAAAGAAACCGTTTATAAACCAATTAACCCTGATGTTGTTGCTGATATAGAAATAGATCAACCGGAATTTGAAGACGAAGTTAGTAACGACAAGAGAACTAAGCAAAAACTGGAGAGACTCGAAGTGAAAGCCAAAAAGGCTATTTTATACGCCGGTGATGTGGCATATCTGACTGCAGCTAGCGTTGTTGCTCTTAGACGAGCGTTGACTGCTTCTATTGAAGTTCAAATGTCTGTGAGGTATGCGAAAAATGGTATGTCGAATCACCAGGATTTAATGATGAATTTAGCGAAGACTGCTGCACAGCAGGCAGGCAAACAAGCGAAGAGTGCGACTTCAAAATCATTAGCTTGTGAGCGAGTCATCAAACTAGCTTTGAAATATACCGCTCAGTCACATGGAGCTAATTTGAACCATGTCGCGAATAGAATTGTTATGGACACTTTGTCTCTGGCCACACTGGCTAAGTCCATGGCATTTGTTGCTTCAGACATAGCCATCAATTCTTTGTATCAGGCCACTGATGTCAAACCGCCAACATAA